In Drosophila bipectinata strain 14024-0381.07 chromosome 2R, DbipHiC1v2, whole genome shotgun sequence, one genomic interval encodes:
- the PRAS40 gene encoding uncharacterized protein PRAS40, whose product MLISCKCLNFVASGTKSLLRGEDGATGNQNPAAGEVPIPVLLSQVFRQTYPREFVFYNQYMDFFKRASEPIQDLSVVAINQRELLYGLTLDAAGHSWQLSLCLNCKEVLCAKRLTAGTGTPTVYLINSTLLTNSEELAQRKSKACYSETFGILIMDGVDSDSVPAGPTNGIAASASNLSIGSLSANPRDAKMQRIRMLEAYQQARLQEEIADTNARIERYTRNQFQLLNSFREKSDQDCDMLLRLIRRLPEQASELLDHGMPPALEVAGNQPQSATARRRNTISSRRELSGPTTPTTTLNHPPSFLTLNQKPMQQQQQQQPQPQQPLPSASVTRRLSQFDTPPATPESTPMSVGNSPTFRQQQTVAGGAPTQMLVTPGSVVSQSAHDADDADDCQFDLEDVEYEPTPTAQSVPVPSYQRNLIYQQVLPEENSMSNDLDEDIEAADEAEDALLETSISIPGRPRHTQSQLMNFARSLPIEIANTPLAERAAAANNNNFVLGCEEGMDNIDIAASIQALTKSVHGEAVFGDLPRPRLRSQIEG is encoded by the exons aTGTTGATCTCGTGCAAATGCTTGAATTTCGTTGCCTCCGGCACAAAGTCACTGCTGCGGGGAGAGGATGGAGCTACCGGCAACCAAAACCCGGCAGCCGGAGAGGTGCCCATCCCGGTCCTGCTGTCGCAGGTGTTCCGTCAGACGTATCCCCGCGAATTTGTTTTCTACAACCAGTACATGGACTTTTTTAAGCGA GCCTCTGAACCCATCCAGGACCTCTCGGTGGTCGCCATCAACCAGCGGGAACTGCTCTATGGCCTCACCCTCGACGCCGCCGGCCACAGCTGGCAACTCAGCCTGTGCCTCAACTGCAAGGAGGTTCTGTGCGCCAAGAGATTGACGGCCGGGACGGGCACACCCACAGTCTACCTCATCAACTCCACGCTGCTGACCAACAGCGAGGAGCTGGCCCAGCGCAAGTCCAAAGCTTGTTACTCGGAAACCTTCGGGATCTTGATCATGGACGGTGTGGACAGCGATTCTGTGCCAGCGGGACCAACGAACGGAATAGCGGCGTCCGCCTCCAACCTGAGCATAGGCTCGTTGTCGGCGAATCCGAGGGACGCCAAAATGCAGAGGATTCGGATGCTGGAGGCTTACCAACAGGCGCGGCTGCAGGAGGAGATCGCGGATACGAACGCGCGCATCGAACGGTATACCCGCAACCAGTTCCAGCTGCTCAACAGCTTCCGGGAGAAATCGGACCAGGACTGTGACATGCTGCTGCGCCTGATCCGCCGGCTGCCCGAGCAGGCCTCGGAGCTGCTGGACCACGGCATGCCGCCCGCACTGGAGGTGGCCGGCAACCAGCCGCAGAGTGCCACTGCCCGGCGCAGGaacaccatcagcagcaggCGGGAGTTGTCCGGCCCCACCACGCCCACCACCACCCTCAACCATCCTCCCAGCTTCCTGACGCTCAACCAGAAGCccatgcagcagcagcagcagcaacagccacaACCACAGCAACCTCTGCCCAGTGCCTCGGTGACGAGGAGGCTGTCGCAATTTGACACGCCGCCCGCCACCCCCGAATCCACGCCCATGAGCGTCGGCAACAGCCCCACTTTCCGCCAGCAGCAGACAGTGGCCGGAGGTGCCCCCACCCAGATGCTGGTCACCCCGGGGTCGGTTGTGAGTCAGTCGGCCCATGACGCCGACGATGCCGATGACTGTCAGTTCGATCTGGAGGATGTGGAGTACGAGCCGACTCCGACGGCCCAGTCTGTGCCCGTTCCCAGCTACCAGCGCAACCTCATCTACCAGCAGGTGCTTCCAGAGGAGAACAGCATGAGCAACGACCTGGACGAGGACATCGAGGCAGCTGACGAGGCAGAAG ATGCCCTGTTGGAGACCTCGATCTCGATTCCTGGGCGACCGCGTCACACCCAGTCCCAGCTGATGAACTTTGCCAGGAGTCTGCCCATCGAGATAGCCAACACTCCGCTCGCCGAGCGAGCTGCAGCCGCCAACAACAATAACTTTGTGTTGGGATGCGAGGAG GGCATGGACAACATCGACATAGCGGCCAGCATTCAGGCACTGACCAAGAGTGTCCATGGCGAGGCGGTGTTTGGGGACCTGCCCCGACCACGTCTGCGATCTCAGATCGAGGGCTAG
- the Cpsf160 gene encoding cleavage and polyadenylation specificity factor subunit 1, translating into MFSMCKQTHPATAVEFSIACRFFNNLEENLVVAGANVLKVYRIAPNVEAGQRQKLNPSEMRVAPKMRLECLATYTLYGNVMSLQCVSLAGAMRDALLISFKDAKLSVLQHDPDTYALKTLSLHYFEEEDIRGGWTGRYYVPVVRVDPDSRCAVMLVYGKRLVVLPFRKDNTLDEIELADVKPIKKAPTAMVTRTPIMASYLIALRDLDEKIDNVLDIQFLHGYYEPTLLILYEPVRTCPGRIKVRSDTCVLVAISLNIQQRVHPIIWTVNSLPFDCQQVYPIQKPIGGCLVMTVNAVIYLNQSVPPYGVSLNSSADNSTSFPLKPQDGVRISLDCANFAFIDVDKLVISLRTGDLYVLTLCVDSMRTVRNFHFHKAAASVLTSCICVCHSEYIFLGSRLGNSLLLHFTEEDQSTVITLDDVEQQSDQQLQRQQSEDQNLDEILDVDQLELAPTQAKSRRIEDEELEVYGSGAKASVLQLRKFVFEVCDSLINVAPINYMCAGERVEFEEDGTTLRPHAENLNDLKIELVAATGHSKNGALSVFVNCINPQIITSFELDGCLDVWTVFDDATKKTSRHDQHDFMLLSQRNSTLVLQTGQEINEIENTGFTVNQPTIFVGNLGQQRFIIQVTTRHVRLLQGTRLIQNVPIDVGSPVVQVSIADPYVCLRVLNGQVITLALRETRGTPRLAINKHTISSSPAVVAISAYKDLSGLFTVKADDINLTGSSNSGFGHSFGGYMKAEPHMKVEDEEDLLYGDAGNAFKMNSMADLAKQSKQKNSDWWRRLLVQAKPSYWLVVARQSGTLEIYSMPDMKLVYLVNDVGNGAMVLTDAMEFVPISLTTQENSKAGIVQACMPQHANSPLPLELTVQGLGLNGERPLLLVRTRVELLIYQVFRYPKGHLKIRFRKLEQLNLMDHQPSHIELDENDEQEELESYQMQPKYVQKLRPFANVGGLSGIMVCGVNPCFVFLTSRGELRIHRLLGNGDVRSFAAFNNVNIPNGFLYFDTTFELKISVLPSYLSYDSTWPIRKVPLRCTPRQLVYHRENRVYCLITQMEEPMTKFYRFNGEDKELSEESRGERFIYPIGSQFEMVLISPETWEIVPDASIRFEPWEHVTAFKIVKLSYEGTRSGLKEYLCIGTNFNYSEDITSRGNIHIYDIIEVVPEPGKPMTKFKLKEVFKKEQKGPVSAISDVLGFLVTGLGQKIYIWQLRDGDLIGVAFIDTNIYVHQIITVKSLIFIADVYKSISLLRFQEEYRTLSLASRDFNPLEVYGIEFMVDNSNLGFLVTDAERNLIVYMYQPEARESLGGQKLLRKADYHLGQVVNTMFRVQCHQKGQHQRHPFLYENKHFVVYGTLDGALGYCLPLPEKLYRRFLMLQNVLLSYQEHLCGLNPKEYRTIKAVKKQGINPSRCIIDGDLIWSYRLLANSERNEVAKKIGTRTEEILSDLLEIERLASVF; encoded by the exons ATGTTTTCGATGTGCAAGCAGACGCACCCCGCCACCGCGGTGGAGTTCTCGATCGCGTGCCGCTTCTTCAACAACCTGGAGGAGAACCTGGTGGTGGCGGGCGCCAATGTGCTCAAGGTGTACCGCATTGCACCCAACGTGGAAGCCGGTCAGCGCCAGAAACTGAATCCCAGCGAGATGAGGGTCGCTCCCAAGATGCGACTCGAGTGCCTGGCCACCTACACCCTCTACGGCAACGTGATGTCGCTGCAGTGCGTCTCCCTTGCCGGTGCTATGCGAGATGCCCTGCTCATTAGCTTCAAGGACGCCAAGTTGTCGGTTCTGCAGCACGATCCTGATACCTATGCCCTTAAGACCCTGTCGCTCCACTACTTCGAAGAGGAGGATATACGAGGTGGCTGGACAGGGAGATACTATGTACCCGTAGTCCGTGTCGATCCGGACTCGAGGTGCGCTGTTATGCTTGTCTACGGCAAGCGGCTAGTAGTGCTCCCATTTCGCAAAGACAACACTCTGGATGAGATCGAGTTGGCGGACGTTAAGCCCATAAAGAAGGCTCCCACGGCAATGGTCACCCGCACGCCTATAATGGCCTCGTATCTGATAGCATTGCGGGACCTGGACGAAAAAATCGACAACGTGCTGGATATTCAATTTCTACATGGCTACTATGAGCCTACACTGCTCATCCTCTACGAACCGGTACGCACCTGTCCGGGCAGAATAAAAGTACGCTCTGACACCTGCGTGTTGGTTGCCATCTCGCTAAACATCCAGCAGCGGGTTCATCCCATTATATGGACGGTGAATAGTCTGCCCTTCGATTGTCAGCAG GTCTATCCTATTCAGAAGCCCATTGGTGGCTGCTTGGTGATGACCGTGAATGCAGTGATCTACCTCAACCAAAGTGTTCCTCCGTATGGCGTTAGTCTAAACAGCTCGGCGGACAATAGTACTAGCTTTCCGTTGAAGCCTCAGGATGGCGTACGCATCAGCTTGGACTGCGCCAACTTTGCGTTCATCGACGTGGACAAGCTGGTGATCTCACTTCGAACCGGTGATCTTTACGTGCTCACACTTTGTGTAGATTCCATGCGGACCGTCAGAAACTTCCATTTCCACAAGGCGGCCGCAAGTGTCCTAACCAGCTGCATATGCGTCTGCCACTCGGAGTACATTTTCCTGGGGTCGCGCCTTGGAAATTCGTTGCTCCTGCACTTCACAGAGGAGGATCAGAGCACGGTAATTACGCTGGACGATGTAGAGCAGCAGTCGGATCAGCAGCTACAGCGCCAGCAGTCCGAGGATCAGAATCTGGATGAAATTCTTGATGTGGATCAACTTGAATTGGCTCCCACGCAAGCCAAGTCGAGACGCATTGAGGATGAGGAATTAGAG GTGTATGGCTCTGGTGCTAAAGCATCGGTTCTCCAGCTGCGGAAGTTCGTGTTCGAGGTGTGCGACAGTCTGATTAACGTAGCCCCCATTAACTACATGTGTGCCGGAGAGCGAGTGGAATTTGAGGAGGATGGAACCACGTTGAGGCCGCATGCGGAGAATCTAAACGATTTAAAGATCGAACTTGTGGCAGCAACAGGTCACAGTAAAAACGGAGCCCTCTCCGTCTTCGTGAACTGCATTAATCCACAAATCATAACCAGCTTTGAGCTGGATGGCTGTCTGGATGTGTGGACTGTGTTCGATGATGCCACAAAAAAGACTTCTCGGCACGATCAGCATGATTTCATGCTTCTCTCACAGCGCAACTCCACATTAGTGTTGCAAACTGGCCAGGAGATCAACGAGATCGAAAACACAGGCTTTACAGTGAACCAGCCGACGATATTTGTGGGAAATCTCGGCCAGCAGAGGTTCATTATCCAG GTCACCACACGTCATGTGCGACTTCTGCAAGGTACTCGCCTCATACAGAACGTACCCATTGATGTGGGCTCGCCTGTGGTCCAGGTTTCCATAGCTGATCCTTATGTGTGCCTGCGGGTTCTGAACGGTCAAGTGATCACTTTGGCGTTGCGAGAAACGCGTGGAACTCCTCGACTGGCCATTAACAAGCACACGATCAGTAGTTCGCCTGCCGTGGTGGCCATTTCCGCCTACAAGGATCTCTCGGGACTGTTTACGGTGAAGGCGGATGACATAAATCTGACGGGCAGCTCAAACAGTGGCTTTGGCCACAGCTTCGGTGGCTACATGAAGGCGGAACCCCACATGAAGgtggaggacgaggaggaccTGCTCTACGGCGATGCCGGTAATGCCTTCAAAATGAACAGCATGGCTGACTTGGCAAAGCAATCCAAGCAGAAGAACTCCGACTGGTGGCGGCGTCTCCTGGTGCAGGCGAAGCCCAGTTACTGGCTGGTGGTTGCCCGCCAGAGTGGCACCTTGGAGATCTACTCTATGCCGGACATGAAGCTGGTATACTTGGTGAACGATGTGGGCAATGGAGCCATGGTCCTGACTGATGCCATGGAGTTCGTGCCCATTTCCCTGACGACGCAAGAGAACTCCAAGGCTGGCATCGTCCAAGCCTGTATGCCGCAGCATGCAAACTCGCCGCTGCCCCTGGAATTGACTGTCCAAGGCTTGGGACTGAATGGAGAAAGACCCCTTCTGTTAGTTCGCACCCGGGTGGAGCTGCTCATCTACCAAGTGTTCAGGTACCCGAAGGGGCATCTGAAAATTCGCTTCCGCAAGCTGGAGCAGCTGAATCTCATGGATCACCAGCCCTCCCATATCGAGTTGGACGAAAATGACGAGCAGGAAGAACTGGAATCGTATCAAATGCAACCGAAATACGTACAAAAGCTCCGGCCGTTCGCCAACGTCGGTGGACTGTCCGGCATTATGGTGTGCGGCGTAAACCCCTGCTTCGTGTTCCTCACCTCCCGCGGAGAGCTTCGTATTCATCGGCTGTTGGGCAACGGGGATGTCCGCAGCTTCGCCGCCTTCAATAACGTGAACATCCCGAATGGATTCCTGTACTTCGACACGACCTTTGAGCTGAAGATCTCCGTGCTGCCCAGTTACCTCAGTTATGATTCCACCTGGCCGATACGGAAGGTTCCGCTGCGCTGCACTCCCCGACAATTGGTCTACCATCGGGAGAACCGGGTCTACTGCTTGATCACCCAAATGGAGGAGCCGATGACCAAGTTCTATCGATTTAATGGGGAGGACAAGGAGCTGTCGGAGGAGAGCCGTGGCGAGCGCTTCATCTATCCCATCGGCTCGCAGTTCGAAATGGTTCTGATCTCCCCGGAGACCTGGGAGATCGTGCCTGATGCCTCCATCCGGTTTGAGCCGTGGGAGCACGTGACGGCCTTCAAGATCGTAAAGCTGTCGTACGAAGGCACCCGATCGGGTCTCAAGGAGTACTTGTGCATCGGAACCAACTTCAATTACAGCGAGGACATCACCAGCAGAGGCAACATTCACATATACGACATCATTGAGGTGGTGCCCGAACCGGGGAAGCCGATGACCAAGTTCAAGCTGAAGGAAGTCTTCAAGAAGGAGCAGAAGGGTCCTGTGTCGGCCATTTCCGATGTGCTCGGCTTTCTGGTCACTGGCCTGGGCCAGAAGATCTACATCTGGCAGCTGCGGGACGGAGATCTCATCGGAGTGGCCTTCATTGATACGAACATCTACGTCCACCAGATCATCACAGTAAAGTCTCTGATTTTCATTGCGGATGTCTACAAGTCCATATCCTTGCTGCGCTTCCAAGAGGAGTACCGCACCCTGTCGCTGGCCTCGCGCGACTTTAATCCCCTTGAGGTCTATGGCATCGAGTTCATGGTGGACAACTCCAACCTGGGCTTCCTGGTGACCGATGCCGAGCGGAATCTGATTGTCTACATGTACCAGCCCGAGGCCAGGGAGTCGCTGGGCGGTCAGAAGCTCCTTCGAAAGGCGGACTACCACCTGGGACAGGTGGTGAACACCATGTTCCGGGTGCAGTGCCACCAAAAGGGCCAGCACCAGCGCCACCCCTTCCTGTATGAGAACAAGCATTTTGTTGTGTACGGAACTCTGGATGGGGCGCTAGGATATTGCCTTCCGCTGCCAGAGAAGCTCTACCGACGGTTCCTCATGTTGCAGAACGTCCTCCTGTCCTACCAGGAGCACCTGTGCGGCCTCAACCCCAAGGAGTATCGCACCATTAAGGCGGTCAAGAAGCAAGGAATCAATCCCTCGCGCTGCATCATAGACGGTGACCTGATCTGGTCCTACCGGCTGCTAGCCAACTCGGAGCGCAACGAGGTGGCCAAGAAGATAGGCACGCGGACGGAGGAGATCCTGTCCGATCTGCTGGAGATCGAGCGACTGGCGAGCGTCTTCTAG